One genomic region from Aliarcobacter cryaerophilus ATCC 43158 encodes:
- a CDS encoding MlaE family ABC transporter permease, whose product MNNYFRIEHLKNNTYQLFLFDIWNKDTLPDIIENIKQSNISRTKNLIIDFQNLKELDSIAIIYLISFLKKFKKQNISYLNFEKYEQIFEFYQKHYQNEFLKEKKILNRFFESVGKKVYDILKSTKLFIDFVGKVFYFLMYLVINPKKIRFRATLKYIETSAVDALLIVAVTAFLVGVVIAYQGAVQLEKFGANIFVVEMISITMFREIAPLVTAIVIAGRSASSYTAEIGAMKITEEIDAMRTMNFEPIIFLTIPRIFALCISLPLLVFFADIVGVMGGMVIAFTSLDITYIEFINRLQNEVPVKHLLLGVFKALFFGFFIAVIGCFRGFQVENNTTSIGKYTTISVVNAIFVVILLDAVFSVIFTQMGI is encoded by the coding sequence ATGAATAATTATTTTAGAATTGAACATCTTAAAAACAATACTTATCAACTTTTTTTATTTGATATTTGGAACAAAGATACTTTACCAGATATTATAGAAAATATAAAACAATCAAATATCTCTAGAACTAAAAATTTAATTATAGATTTTCAGAATTTAAAAGAGCTTGATAGTATTGCTATTATTTATTTAATATCGTTTTTAAAAAAATTTAAAAAGCAAAATATTTCATATTTGAACTTTGAAAAATATGAGCAAATTTTTGAGTTTTATCAAAAACATTATCAAAATGAGTTTCTTAAAGAGAAAAAAATATTAAATAGATTTTTTGAAAGTGTTGGAAAAAAAGTATATGATATATTAAAATCGACAAAACTATTTATAGATTTTGTAGGAAAAGTTTTTTATTTTCTTATGTATTTAGTAATTAACCCAAAAAAGATTAGATTTAGAGCTACTTTAAAATATATTGAAACATCAGCAGTAGATGCACTTTTGATTGTTGCTGTGACTGCTTTTTTGGTTGGAGTTGTTATTGCTTATCAAGGGGCAGTTCAGCTTGAAAAGTTTGGGGCAAATATTTTTGTAGTTGAGATGATAAGTATTACTATGTTTAGAGAAATAGCCCCACTTGTAACTGCTATTGTAATAGCTGGAAGAAGTGCAAGTAGTTACACAGCAGAAATAGGGGCTATGAAAATAACAGAAGAGATAGATGCTATGCGAACTATGAATTTTGAGCCAATAATATTTTTAACAATTCCTAGAATTTTTGCTTTGTGTATATCTTTGCCACTTTTGGTATTTTTTGCAGATATTGTTGGAGTAATGGGTGGAATGGTAATTGCATTTACAAGTTTAGATATCACATATATAGAGTTTATAAATAGGCTTCAAAATGAAGTTCCTGTAAAACATCTATTATTAGGAGTTTTTAAAGCTCTATTTTTTGGATTTTTCATAGCAGTTATTGGTTGTTTTAGAGGCTTTCAAGTAGAAAACAATACTACAAGTATTGGAAAATATACAACTATAAGTGTTGTAAATGCAATATTTGTGGTTATTTTACTAGATGCAGTTTTCTCTGTAATATTTACTCAAATGGGAATATAA
- a CDS encoding HNH endonuclease — MLKIKYSSNLEDKYYKEIAKSKADKFNGLTFEKYYEENYKSILKFDLKDILCGDFEKLIEIKNKLGKKDDNKIKSFFNYDKSKINNSSPLISKLQPKISNFFQENIEVHTCYYCNIDFINTFKKKNETKNAFTLDHVLEKADYPFLALSLYNLVPSCYVCNSKVKDSKIPFDDFSPTNKDFDFDERVKFKSFISNTNLQIEKEQDFYIKLIENYSNKFDKYIESLNLNNRYDYHKYKVLEMIQKRREYPDSRIKELSDLTKKTQEEIKQDLFGIYTSEDLQKRPLSKLIKDISEELDLI, encoded by the coding sequence ATGTTAAAAATAAAATATTCATCAAATTTAGAAGATAAATATTACAAAGAAATTGCAAAAAGTAAAGCTGATAAATTTAATGGTTTAACTTTTGAAAAGTATTACGAAGAAAACTATAAAAGTATTCTCAAATTTGATTTAAAAGATATTCTTTGTGGAGATTTTGAAAAACTAATTGAGATTAAAAATAAACTTGGCAAAAAAGATGACAATAAAATCAAAAGTTTTTTTAACTATGATAAATCTAAAATAAATAATTCTTCGCCTTTGATTTCAAAACTACAACCAAAAATATCAAACTTTTTTCAAGAAAATATAGAAGTTCATACTTGTTATTACTGTAATATTGATTTTATAAATACTTTCAAAAAAAAGAATGAGACAAAAAATGCTTTTACTTTAGACCATGTTTTAGAAAAAGCCGATTATCCATTTTTGGCGTTGAGTTTATACAATCTAGTACCAAGTTGTTATGTATGTAATAGTAAAGTAAAAGATTCAAAAATACCATTTGATGATTTTTCTCCAACAAATAAAGATTTTGATTTTGATGAAAGAGTAAAGTTTAAATCATTTATTTCAAATACAAATCTTCAAATAGAAAAAGAGCAAGATTTTTATATAAAACTAATTGAAAACTATTCAAACAAATTTGATAAATATATTGAGAGTTTAAATTTAAACAATAGATATGATTACCATAAATACAAAGTTTTAGAAATGATTCAAAAAAGAAGAGAATACCCAGATAGTAGAATAAAAGAGTTATCAGATTTGACTAAAAAAACACAAGAAGAGATAAAACAAGATTTATTTGGTATTTATACATCTGAAGATTTACAAAAACGCCCACTTTCAAAACTAATAAAAGATATAAGTGAAGAGTTAGATTTGATATAA
- a CDS encoding AAA family ATPase: MELVYLWVEDYKNIKKQGFNFSPRFRCEYDDEKNELNIIDKDETGEFYPKNFFGDNINITAIVGENGSGKTSLINFINTSLNFNNKNKFLLLFLDNNEKYYRSNLNSFEKSLMILKKLNFKRSNYNPLKNIIINTKSYNIENTLRFFISIFNEVEKNLFFNPNTILIQENQEKKLEIISELLENIREKEKLEKELLKINIYILDVINKFFNNENYIDFLCDEHEEKDEFYDEIEELSLRSILEKNNFYKDFLSYLLNLIIALNNHSEKPTNPFSKYIQNKEVSYLFRNIQEVNFIENFLHELNESKFISPEDYDEENVLAKDKTFEENCNDYLNLEKNLNEKVLLSKIRIYKIQKFKELLCFDFFDDRDVSFNNFSEGEKNLFLSNLEIYFQFLNGNKIILLDEIELSLHPQWQKYYINNLLKIFKFNNVHLIFVTHSPFLLSDIPKENVIFLEKYNENDDEVKKRVQRIGNCKNVSKKTNIETFGANIHTLLSHGFFMKDGLMGEFAKDKIQSIIDYHEELLKKELTKEENESQRDIEKEIYEKEHKTKFWQIQSIIGDDYLKQIIKNHLIEIEKIVLGNDEAKKEEVKRLKAQIELLEK; the protein is encoded by the coding sequence ATGGAATTGGTTTATTTATGGGTTGAAGATTATAAAAATATAAAGAAGCAGGGGTTTAATTTTTCGCCTAGATTTAGGTGTGAATATGATGACGAAAAGAATGAATTAAATATTATTGATAAAGATGAAACGGGTGAATTTTATCCTAAAAACTTTTTTGGTGATAATATAAATATTACTGCTATTGTTGGTGAAAATGGTAGTGGGAAAACTTCTCTTATAAATTTTATAAATACTTCACTTAATTTCAATAATAAAAATAAATTTTTATTATTATTTTTAGATAACAATGAAAAATACTATAGATCTAACTTAAATTCGTTTGAAAAATCTTTAATGATTCTTAAAAAACTTAATTTTAAAAGAAGTAATTATAATCCACTCAAAAATATAATAATAAATACTAAAAGTTATAATATAGAAAACACATTAAGATTTTTTATTTCAATATTTAATGAAGTAGAAAAAAATCTTTTTTTTAATCCAAATACAATTTTAATACAAGAAAACCAAGAAAAAAAACTAGAAATAATATCTGAACTTTTAGAAAATATAAGAGAAAAAGAGAAATTAGAAAAAGAATTATTAAAAATAAATATTTACATACTTGATGTAATAAATAAATTCTTTAATAATGAGAATTATATAGATTTTTTATGTGATGAACATGAAGAAAAAGATGAGTTTTATGATGAAATCGAAGAATTATCATTAAGAAGTATATTGGAGAAAAATAACTTTTACAAAGATTTTTTAAGTTATTTGTTAAATTTAATTATAGCATTAAATAATCATTCAGAAAAACCCACTAATCCTTTTTCAAAGTATATACAAAATAAAGAAGTAAGCTATCTTTTTAGAAATATTCAGGAAGTAAATTTCATAGAAAATTTTTTACATGAACTAAATGAAAGTAAATTTATTTCTCCAGAAGATTATGATGAAGAAAATGTTTTAGCTAAAGATAAAACTTTTGAAGAAAATTGTAATGACTATCTTAATTTAGAAAAAAATCTGAATGAAAAAGTATTATTATCAAAAATTAGAATTTACAAAATCCAAAAATTTAAAGAACTTTTGTGCTTTGACTTTTTTGATGATAGAGATGTTTCATTTAATAATTTTAGCGAGGGTGAGAAAAATTTATTTCTCTCAAATTTAGAAATATATTTTCAATTTCTAAATGGAAATAAAATTATATTACTAGATGAAATTGAATTAAGTTTACATCCTCAATGGCAAAAATACTATATAAATAATTTGCTAAAAATATTTAAATTTAATAATGTACATTTAATCTTTGTTACTCATTCCCCTTTTCTACTTTCTGATATTCCAAAAGAAAATGTAATTTTTTTAGAAAAATATAATGAAAATGATGATGAAGTAAAAAAAAGAGTTCAAAGAATAGGTAATTGCAAAAATGTATCTAAAAAAACAAATATAGAAACTTTTGGAGCAAACATTCATACTCTTTTATCTCATGGATTTTTTATGAAAGATGGGCTTATGGGAGAATTTGCGAAAGATAAGATTCAATCAATTATAGATTATCATGAAGAACTTTTGAAAAAAGAACTAACTAAAGAAGAAAATGAAAGTCAAAGAGATATAGAAAAAGAAATTTATGAAAAAGAGCATAAAACTAAGTTTTGGCAAATTCAATCAATTATTGGTGATGATTATTTAAAGCAAATAATAAAAAATCATTTGATAGAAATAGAGAAAATAGTCTTAGGAAATGATGAAGCAAAAAAAGAAGAAGTCAAAAGATTAAAAGCTCAAATAGAGTTATTGGAAAAATGA